One Rhodanobacteraceae bacterium DNA segment encodes these proteins:
- a CDS encoding macro domain-containing protein — MIRNVSGDILLSKAQAIAHGVAPNDPFSHGLAHSLREQWPAMYKDFRHFCQTRHPDPGTLWTWSGAGDTHLINLFTQEGAYGHGAKPGRATVANVNHALRALAAEIQKEGYRSVALPRLATGIGGLDWESVAPLIETHLGALSIPVVVYSSFQAGVAADEGLAG, encoded by the coding sequence ATGATTCGAAACGTCAGTGGGGACATCTTGTTGAGCAAGGCACAGGCCATCGCCCATGGGGTGGCGCCGAATGATCCCTTCAGCCACGGTCTGGCGCACAGCCTGCGCGAGCAATGGCCGGCCATGTACAAGGACTTCCGGCATTTCTGTCAGACCCGTCACCCTGACCCGGGCACGCTCTGGACCTGGAGCGGCGCTGGCGATACGCATCTGATCAACCTGTTCACCCAGGAAGGTGCTTACGGGCACGGTGCCAAACCAGGCCGGGCCACGGTGGCCAATGTCAATCACGCCTTGCGCGCTCTGGCTGCCGAGATTCAGAAGGAAGGCTACCGAAGCGTGGCCTTGCCGCGGCTGGCGACCGGAATCGGTGGGCTCGATTGGGAATCCGTGGCGCCACTGATCGAGACGCATCTGGGAGCGTTGAGTATTCCGGTTGTGGTCTATTCAAGCTTCCAGGCGGGCGTTGCCGCCGATGAGGGGCTGGCGGGCTAG
- the pbpC gene encoding penicillin-binding protein 1C → MRGLRLPGWMRRWWWLPLILAAAVFLADRLDPPPLERIDAPGSALVLARDGSPLRAFADAGGVWRYRVRIDQVAPVYIDALLNYEDRWFFHHPGINPASMLRALAQAGLHGEIVSGGSTLTMQVARMLEAIPHTPLGKLKQCWRALQLEWRFSKTEILEMYLNLAPFGGTIEGVQAASYAYLGKSADRLSDAEAALLVVLPQSPSRWRPDRHPERAQKARDKVIGRLVAQGVWSAARAADARIEQVAARRLRPPMVAPLLSRRLRQNQPEESIIHSTIDLAIQTRVEARVRSRLRRLPERNSVAVMVVDNRSAQTLAYVGSAYLLASDRAGHVDMIRAPRSPGSTLKPMLYGMALDQGLIHSMSLLIDAPQSFDGYQPSNFAERFQGPVSATQALRLSLNVPAVDLLDRVGVVRFASTLENAGLRLRMAEGATPNLSLILGGGATTLEELVGSYLALAREGRSARPRLSASDPLRERYLMSPGAAFIVRRMLERDPNDNLGTAQYDTASRVSLAWKTGTSYGYRDSWALAVTPEYTIGVWIGRPDGTPQPGQFGAITALPLLIEVADSLPTRKTRDLGAPPVTVSQREICWPLGTEPDPEQPGFCHRRLDAWVLNNTVPPTFADRQSGHWQGSLLQYWRDPVSRKRLNLSCLKPDSRLITVARWPALAYPWLSTGLRRRSELPPLAPGCIGDEYSTGLRIAGINDGSVLRTPSNRRGPIRTQVQALGTDGEVRWLLNDRYLGKTQGPAMLDLEFDHSGDQRLVAIDPAGRYDGISVRTILNP, encoded by the coding sequence GTGCGCGGCTTGCGCCTGCCCGGCTGGATGCGGCGATGGTGGTGGCTGCCACTCATCCTCGCCGCAGCCGTGTTCCTGGCAGACCGACTGGATCCGCCGCCGCTGGAACGGATCGATGCGCCTGGCAGCGCGCTGGTGCTGGCGAGAGACGGATCGCCGCTGCGGGCCTTTGCCGACGCGGGGGGTGTCTGGCGTTACCGCGTGCGCATCGATCAGGTCGCGCCCGTCTACATCGATGCGCTGCTGAATTACGAGGATCGCTGGTTCTTTCACCATCCGGGCATCAATCCGGCCAGTATGTTGCGGGCGCTGGCGCAGGCCGGCCTCCACGGCGAAATCGTTTCCGGCGGCTCCACGCTGACCATGCAGGTCGCGCGCATGCTGGAAGCCATTCCGCACACACCGCTGGGCAAGCTCAAGCAATGCTGGCGTGCGCTGCAACTGGAGTGGCGCTTCAGCAAGACCGAGATCCTGGAGATGTACCTCAACCTGGCGCCCTTCGGTGGCACGATCGAGGGCGTGCAGGCCGCCAGCTATGCCTATCTCGGCAAGTCCGCCGACCGTCTCAGCGACGCCGAGGCAGCCTTGCTGGTCGTGCTGCCACAGTCACCCAGCCGCTGGCGGCCGGATCGTCACCCCGAGCGGGCACAGAAGGCCCGCGACAAGGTCATTGGACGCCTGGTGGCACAGGGAGTCTGGTCCGCCGCCCGCGCTGCCGACGCCCGCATCGAACAGGTGGCCGCCCGCCGCCTGCGCCCGCCCATGGTCGCGCCGCTGCTGTCACGGCGACTGCGCCAGAATCAGCCTGAAGAGTCGATCATTCACAGCACCATCGATCTGGCGATACAAACCCGGGTGGAGGCCCGCGTGCGCTCGCGGCTGCGACGGCTGCCGGAGCGCAACTCGGTGGCGGTGATGGTCGTCGACAACCGCAGTGCACAGACGCTCGCCTATGTGGGATCAGCCTATCTGCTGGCCAGTGACCGGGCCGGCCATGTCGACATGATCCGGGCACCCCGTTCACCCGGGTCGACGTTGAAGCCGATGCTCTACGGCATGGCGCTGGATCAGGGGCTGATCCATTCGATGAGCCTGCTGATCGACGCCCCGCAATCCTTCGATGGCTACCAACCCAGCAATTTCGCCGAGCGCTTCCAGGGGCCGGTCAGCGCCACTCAGGCGCTGCGGCTGTCCCTGAACGTACCGGCGGTCGATCTGCTGGATCGGGTCGGCGTGGTCCGCTTCGCCTCGACGCTGGAGAACGCCGGCCTGCGGCTGCGCATGGCCGAGGGCGCCACGCCCAATCTGTCGCTGATCCTGGGCGGCGGCGCCACCACGCTGGAAGAACTGGTCGGCAGCTATCTGGCACTGGCGCGCGAAGGCCGCTCGGCTCGGCCGCGCCTGAGTGCCAGCGATCCCTTGCGCGAGCGCTATCTGATGAGCCCGGGAGCGGCATTCATCGTCCGCCGCATGCTCGAGCGCGATCCCAACGACAACCTGGGAACCGCACAGTACGACACCGCCAGCCGCGTCAGCCTGGCCTGGAAGACCGGCACCAGCTACGGCTATCGCGACAGCTGGGCACTGGCAGTCACGCCCGAATACACCATCGGTGTCTGGATCGGCCGCCCCGATGGCACACCGCAACCTGGGCAGTTCGGCGCGATCACCGCCCTGCCCCTGCTGATCGAAGTGGCCGACAGCCTGCCCACCCGCAAGACCCGGGATCTGGGCGCGCCGCCGGTCACGGTCAGCCAGCGCGAAATCTGCTGGCCCCTGGGTACCGAGCCAGACCCCGAGCAACCGGGCTTCTGCCATCGTCGACTCGATGCCTGGGTGCTCAACAACACCGTGCCACCGACCTTTGCCGATCGCCAGTCCGGCCACTGGCAGGGCAGTCTGTTGCAGTACTGGCGCGATCCGGTGAGCCGAAAACGTCTGAACCTCAGTTGCCTCAAGCCCGACTCCCGACTGATCACGGTGGCTCGCTGGCCGGCATTGGCCTACCCCTGGCTGTCCACAGGACTGCGCCGGCGCTCCGAGCTGCCGCCGTTGGCGCCCGGTTGTATCGGCGACGAATACAGCACTGGATTGCGCATCGCCGGCATCAACGACGGCAGCGTGCTGCGCACCCCCAGCAATCGCCGCGGCCCCATCCGCACCCAGGTCCAGGCGCTCGGCACCGATGGCGAAGTGCGCTGGCTGTTGAACGACCGCTATCTCGGCAAGACCCAAGGCCCGGCCATGCTCGACCTGGAATTCGACCACTCCGGCGACCAGCGCCTGGTGGCCATCGATCCGGCAGGCCGCTACGACGGCATCAGCGTGCGCACCATTCTCAATCCGTAG
- a CDS encoding alpha-2-macroglobulin family protein produces the protein MSMLAPDCHHPALQTPGECWKPWPRLLWAASLLLLVACGRAPEAPSAPTSDTAIEAPSGFAVAAVNGEASDGRPALTVRFTRPLAQAQDLGQFLKVTDSEGKAVDGAWITDDGERIARFPHVKAQQEFTVEVLPGVVAADGSTLTEGLTRKVQSVDLPPAAGFASQGSILPSIGTDGLPIVSVNINEVDVEFFKVRAESLPRFLSEFQGGGRRGYWDLDQLKRIADSVYLNRFVINASANERKVSHLPVHQIAELEAPGVYFAVLKQSGQFDSQFQTTYFVRSDIGIHSRVHGDKLWVATRSLADGEALSGVEVSILDANGAVVVKGVSDGDGMLELNYRINTRHVLVGHRGEQMSMLGFNQPALDLSDFDVAGNTAAELSVFLWSGRDLYRPGETLRVSALLRDYDGRPIQGEQPLFATLRQPDGRPYASSQLLAAKGGYYAYEKAMTSDAPTGRWRLDVSPDPAGERAVYGYNLRIEEFLPERMKLNLDSTQTALKPGDALEFSVEGAYLYGAPAAGNRFTGKLSYAVDTHPVEGLKGYVFGDPVNPPNQEPVDAVDTALDAAGELQQSLELQPGTVAGPIAVTLFGSLYESGGRPVSRILKRTLWPAPQLVAVRPLFDPENLSGGQEARFEVLKVDAQGQRVAASGLQARLIREDRDYNWTYDNALGWRVDFTQRFVEVEQRSLDLPGESPGSIGFNVQWGPYRLEITDPATGLITRYPFTAGWSYDDDNRGVDARPDKVKLALDKSSYRAGDRLTLTVTPPHDGPGLLLVESDQLIQSQSFNARAGVELKLEVAPTWERHDVYITALVFRPGTAADKITPSRAVGIVHVPIDRSDRSIAVAVSAPERIRPQEALKVSVSAPDLAGQDAFVTVSAVDQGILNITRFEVPDAVKFFFGKRRYAVEAYDLYGRIIEALAGERARLKFGGDMAVPGLPQARRPTAKVLTVDLYSGPIALDAAGKAEISLPVPDFNGALRVSALAFGKDRYGSASTETLVRAPVVAEVSTPRVMAPGDRAVLTLDLQNLSGATQTLDVQFEADSPIAIDDASRRVSLADNARTTLRFPLRALGDIGVGKFRLQVRGGAIGLDRDWEIAVRSPYAPERRSRVEQLTGPGSVDLGVSTQGLLPASVRSRASVSTRVPLPIGRLIGELMEYPYGCIEQTTSKGYPYVLLDEAGSKALGIASLDPEKRRTNVQYAIDRIASMQLDNGHFSFWPGSSDYSDPLMTPYVVEFLQDAAAAGFTVPARVLQKSLERLREDLLSGGVVAWERVWGDPANHVRLAFNAHAALVLARVNQAPLGTLRNIYDNNRNEARGPVPLMRLAVALKMSGDQERAAAAAKLALGKRYARNNDYWGDYYTALGDRAEALALAVTHGFLADDQGARLLKLGQEAQASRWIGTHDALALLKLGKALSGSGGSLSGQLLIGGIAEGFASAGWFTRDLVIEDLRAGASLQIDSKSRYYLVQDTVGIPENPPAASSNGVRIQSQWYRHDGSVFTGDTLKEGEGLVVHIKVQASERMPDTLVEAPLPGGLEIENLNLMDSKQLADLVIEGTNLDEWRSYSANVRFQEYREDRFVAAVSLEQGGEVDLYYLVRAVSPGEYLIPAPYVEDMYRPELRAQGAPSTIRLKVVAPTANTP, from the coding sequence ATGTCCATGCTCGCCCCTGATTGCCACCACCCAGCACTTCAGACACCCGGGGAGTGTTGGAAGCCATGGCCACGGCTGCTCTGGGCGGCATCGCTTCTGCTCCTGGTGGCGTGCGGGCGCGCGCCCGAGGCGCCGTCGGCACCCACGAGCGACACGGCGATCGAAGCACCCAGCGGCTTTGCCGTTGCCGCGGTCAACGGCGAAGCCAGCGACGGTCGCCCGGCGCTGACCGTGCGTTTCACCCGGCCGCTGGCGCAGGCCCAGGATCTGGGGCAGTTCCTGAAGGTCACCGACAGCGAAGGCAAGGCCGTGGACGGCGCCTGGATCACCGACGACGGCGAGCGCATCGCCCGTTTTCCGCACGTCAAGGCGCAACAAGAATTTACGGTTGAAGTGCTGCCGGGCGTGGTGGCCGCCGATGGCAGCACCCTGACCGAAGGGCTTACGCGCAAGGTGCAGTCGGTCGATCTGCCGCCCGCCGCGGGCTTTGCCAGCCAGGGCAGCATCCTGCCCAGCATCGGCACTGATGGACTTCCGATCGTCAGCGTCAACATCAACGAGGTCGATGTCGAGTTCTTCAAGGTGCGCGCCGAGAGCTTGCCGCGCTTTCTCAGTGAGTTTCAGGGCGGCGGTCGACGCGGCTACTGGGATCTTGATCAACTGAAGCGGATTGCCGACAGCGTCTATCTGAATCGCTTCGTCATCAATGCCAGCGCCAACGAGCGCAAGGTCTCGCACCTGCCGGTACACCAGATCGCCGAACTGGAAGCGCCCGGGGTCTACTTCGCGGTGCTCAAGCAGAGCGGCCAGTTCGACAGTCAGTTCCAGACCACCTACTTCGTGCGCAGCGACATCGGCATCCACAGCCGTGTCCATGGTGACAAGCTGTGGGTGGCGACACGCTCGCTGGCCGATGGCGAGGCGCTCAGCGGCGTCGAGGTGTCGATCCTGGATGCCAACGGTGCGGTGGTCGTCAAGGGCGTCAGTGACGGCGACGGCATGCTCGAGCTGAACTACCGGATCAATACCCGTCATGTGCTGGTCGGCCATCGTGGCGAGCAGATGTCCATGCTGGGTTTCAATCAGCCGGCGCTGGATCTGTCGGATTTTGATGTCGCCGGTAACACTGCCGCCGAACTCAGCGTGTTCCTGTGGTCGGGCCGTGACCTCTATCGCCCGGGCGAAACGCTGCGGGTCTCGGCACTGCTGCGCGACTACGACGGTCGACCCATCCAGGGCGAACAGCCCTTGTTTGCGACCCTGCGCCAGCCGGATGGTCGCCCCTACGCCAGCAGCCAGTTGCTGGCCGCCAAGGGCGGCTATTACGCCTACGAGAAAGCCATGACCAGCGATGCGCCCACCGGGCGCTGGCGACTGGACGTGAGTCCGGATCCCGCCGGCGAGCGCGCGGTCTACGGCTACAACCTGCGCATCGAGGAATTTCTTCCCGAGCGCATGAAGCTCAATCTGGACAGCACCCAGACGGCGCTGAAACCTGGCGACGCGCTCGAATTCAGCGTGGAAGGCGCTTACCTCTACGGCGCCCCGGCGGCGGGCAATCGCTTCACCGGCAAGCTCAGTTATGCAGTCGACACCCATCCGGTCGAAGGGCTGAAGGGCTATGTGTTCGGCGACCCGGTCAATCCGCCCAACCAGGAACCGGTGGACGCGGTCGACACCGCGCTGGATGCCGCGGGCGAATTGCAGCAATCGCTGGAGCTGCAACCGGGCACGGTGGCCGGGCCGATTGCGGTCACCCTGTTCGGCAGCCTGTACGAGAGTGGCGGGCGCCCGGTGTCGCGCATCCTCAAGCGCACCCTGTGGCCGGCGCCGCAACTGGTCGCGGTGCGGCCACTGTTCGATCCGGAGAACCTCTCTGGTGGTCAGGAGGCCCGCTTTGAAGTGCTCAAGGTCGACGCCCAGGGCCAGCGGGTGGCAGCCAGCGGCCTGCAGGCGCGTCTGATCCGCGAGGATCGTGACTACAACTGGACCTACGACAACGCGCTCGGCTGGCGGGTCGATTTCACCCAGCGCTTCGTCGAAGTGGAACAGCGCAGTCTGGATCTGCCCGGCGAAAGTCCGGGCAGCATCGGCTTCAATGTCCAATGGGGACCCTATCGCCTGGAGATCACCGATCCGGCCACCGGCCTGATCACCCGCTACCCGTTCACCGCCGGCTGGAGTTATGACGACGACAACCGTGGCGTCGATGCCCGCCCGGACAAGGTCAAGCTGGCGCTGGACAAGAGCAGCTACCGCGCCGGTGATCGACTGACTCTGACGGTCACCCCGCCGCACGACGGCCCGGGACTGCTGCTGGTCGAGAGCGATCAACTGATCCAGAGCCAGAGCTTCAATGCGCGCGCCGGCGTTGAGCTCAAGCTTGAGGTCGCCCCGACCTGGGAGCGCCACGACGTCTACATCACCGCGCTGGTGTTCCGGCCCGGCACGGCCGCTGACAAGATCACGCCCTCGCGCGCCGTCGGCATTGTCCATGTGCCCATAGACCGCAGCGATCGCAGCATCGCAGTGGCGGTGTCGGCGCCCGAGCGCATCCGCCCGCAGGAAGCGCTGAAGGTCTCGGTGTCGGCGCCGGATCTGGCCGGACAGGACGCCTTCGTGACGGTTTCGGCAGTCGATCAGGGCATCCTCAACATCACCCGTTTCGAAGTGCCCGACGCGGTCAAGTTCTTCTTCGGCAAACGCCGCTACGCGGTCGAGGCCTACGACCTCTACGGACGCATCATCGAGGCGCTGGCCGGTGAGCGGGCCCGCCTCAAGTTCGGTGGCGACATGGCCGTGCCGGGACTGCCGCAAGCGCGTCGACCCACAGCCAAGGTGCTGACGGTTGATCTCTACAGCGGGCCGATCGCGCTGGATGCCGCCGGCAAGGCCGAGATCAGCCTGCCGGTGCCGGACTTCAACGGCGCGCTCAGGGTCTCGGCCCTGGCTTTCGGCAAGGATCGCTACGGTTCGGCCTCGACCGAGACGCTGGTGCGCGCACCGGTGGTCGCCGAGGTCAGCACACCTCGGGTCATGGCACCAGGCGATCGCGCAGTGCTGACGCTGGACCTGCAGAATCTGTCCGGCGCCACCCAGACTCTGGACGTGCAGTTCGAAGCGGACTCACCGATTGCCATCGATGACGCCAGCCGCCGAGTCAGCCTTGCCGACAATGCGCGCACCACCCTGCGATTCCCGCTGCGGGCACTGGGCGATATCGGTGTCGGCAAGTTCCGGCTGCAGGTCCGCGGCGGCGCCATCGGTCTCGACCGCGATTGGGAAATCGCGGTGCGTTCGCCCTACGCGCCGGAACGGCGCAGCCGCGTCGAGCAACTCACCGGACCGGGCAGCGTCGATCTGGGTGTGTCCACGCAGGGCCTGCTGCCGGCCAGCGTGCGCTCGCGCGCCAGCGTGTCCACGCGGGTGCCCCTGCCGATCGGGCGCCTGATCGGCGAACTGATGGAATACCCCTATGGCTGCATCGAGCAGACCACCAGCAAGGGCTATCCCTACGTGTTGCTGGACGAGGCCGGCAGCAAGGCGCTGGGTATCGCCAGTCTCGATCCCGAGAAGCGCCGGACCAACGTCCAGTACGCGATCGACCGCATCGCGTCGATGCAGCTGGACAACGGCCACTTCAGCTTCTGGCCGGGCAGCAGCGACTACTCCGATCCCCTGATGACACCCTATGTGGTCGAGTTCCTGCAGGATGCGGCAGCTGCCGGATTCACGGTGCCTGCCCGGGTATTGCAGAAGTCGCTGGAGCGCTTGCGCGAAGATCTGCTGAGCGGTGGCGTGGTCGCCTGGGAGCGGGTCTGGGGCGATCCCGCCAACCATGTGCGACTGGCCTTCAATGCCCATGCCGCACTGGTGCTGGCGCGGGTCAACCAGGCACCCTTGGGCACGCTGCGCAACATCTACGACAACAATCGCAACGAGGCCCGAGGCCCGGTGCCGCTGATGCGGCTGGCAGTAGCCCTGAAGATGTCGGGCGACCAGGAGCGCGCCGCAGCCGCCGCAAAGCTGGCCTTGGGCAAACGCTACGCCCGGAACAATGACTACTGGGGCGATTACTACACCGCACTCGGCGACCGTGCCGAGGCCCTGGCGCTGGCCGTGACCCACGGCTTCCTGGCCGATGATCAAGGCGCACGCCTGCTCAAGCTGGGTCAGGAAGCTCAGGCCAGCCGCTGGATCGGCACCCACGACGCCCTGGCCCTGCTGAAGCTCGGCAAGGCCTTGTCGGGCAGTGGCGGCAGCCTGTCCGGCCAGCTGCTGATCGGCGGCATCGCCGAGGGCTTCGCCAGTGCCGGCTGGTTCACCCGCGACCTGGTGATCGAAGACCTGCGCGCCGGCGCCTCGCTGCAGATCGACAGCAAGAGTCGCTACTATCTGGTGCAGGACACCGTCGGCATCCCCGAAAACCCGCCGGCGGCGAGCAGCAACGGCGTCCGCATCCAGAGCCAGTGGTATCGCCATGATGGCAGCGTCTTCACCGGCGACACCCTCAAGGAAGGCGAAGGCCTGGTCGTGCACATCAAGGTGCAGGCCAGCGAGCGCATGCCCGACACGCTGGTGGAAGCGCCGCTCCCTGGCGGTCTGGAAATCGAGAATCTCAACCTGATGGACAGCAAGCAACTGGCCGATCTGGTCATCGAGGGCACGAATCTGGACGAATGGCGCAGCTACTCGGCCAATGTACGCTTCCAGGAGTATCGCGAAGACCGATTTGTCGCCGCAGTGTCGCTGGAACAAGGCGGAGAGGTCGATCTCTATTACCTGGTCCGCGCGGTATCGCCCGGCGAATACCTGATTCCAGCGCCCTACGTTGAAGACATGTACCGCCCGGAGCTGCGTGCCCAGGGTGCGCCATCCACAATCCGGCTGAAGGTGGTGGCGCCGACGGCGAACACGCCATGA
- the sufT gene encoding putative Fe-S cluster assembly protein SufT, protein MYSRTSEPVKFERDCQAVMVPSGEVVSLPAGSVGYITQALGGSFTVYVEGNLFRIAGTDADAIGKPPMAPPELAEGASDHDVEVLVWEQLRTCFDPEIPVNIVDLGLVYECNLFRLDDGQRRAEIKMTLTAPGCGMGDTLVSDVQSKVELIPTISEADVELVFDPPWNQNMMSEAAKLETGML, encoded by the coding sequence ATGTACAGCAGAACCAGCGAACCGGTGAAGTTTGAGAGAGATTGCCAGGCGGTGATGGTGCCCAGCGGTGAAGTGGTCAGCCTGCCGGCGGGCAGTGTCGGCTACATCACCCAGGCCCTGGGCGGCAGTTTCACCGTCTACGTGGAGGGCAATCTGTTCCGGATAGCCGGCACCGATGCCGATGCCATCGGCAAGCCGCCGATGGCGCCACCGGAACTGGCCGAAGGCGCCTCTGATCATGATGTCGAAGTGCTGGTCTGGGAGCAGTTGCGCACCTGCTTCGATCCGGAGATTCCGGTGAACATCGTTGATCTGGGTCTGGTCTACGAATGCAATCTGTTCCGTCTGGACGACGGCCAGCGCCGCGCGGAGATCAAGATGACCCTGACCGCGCCCGGCTGCGGCATGGGCGATACCCTGGTCAGCGATGTGCAGTCCAAGGTGGAGCTGATACCCACCATCAGCGAAGCCGATGTCGAGTTGGTGTTCGATCCGCCCTGGAACCAGAACATGATGAGTGAAGCGGCAAAGCTTGAGACGGGCATGCTTTGA